The genomic region tatgtgtgcaaatGTGAGTTTACATTTCCTGCTCGTCGTTGCTTCAAATAGCCTGGATGCTGTTCGTTGCCTGCTGACAGTGAATGGTGCCTACTATGGCATGTTGCTGTTTACGTTAGCTTTAGAGTGGCATCAAAAATAGCACACCACAGTACATAAATGTACACACATGCATGTGAGGACaactgtgttcacaataatagcagcgcgacatgcTGTTATGGTattgtttattttctatataaaaaaaaaggatatagcttaaagtttcaaactttgtacacaaaAAAAGCGATTTTCGAGAATTTTGACTATGCAGGTAATTTGCAAATCGCATGGATTTTTGATCATTTATTTTTGCTGACGGTCTTgtgtattttctccatataaaaaaattctagcgcttgttaaaaacaagaaaataataacaaatatcaaaatgtcaaaaattaacACGCGTTTTGAACTACTTGAAACCGAAACTTTATTACACCAAAACTGAACTAGCTACAAATCTGCAAACCCAGAATATTTCTAAAAACTCCaactaaaaagtttaaagttcTGATGACCATTTgttgaactttttaaaaatatgtacaaggtTTGTGTATTTACTTGAtactttcatccgaggagaggccctgaaggtcatctgcagactgaaacacagtgggaactggtacggtccttgtccggcattggaacacagagaaggcatggacatcgatccaacgattctctccatgccccttgactcaatgccatcaagagtcgtacttgaaaagagatacagtgtagtgctatcagaggctcagttgtggggagactcagaaaatgagcccggcaaacactgttttcgcatttttacggatggctccaggaccgagcatggctccggctctggggtctacgtggaatccagggggacaaaactgcactttgctcttggaatgcatgcatctgtgtttcaagcgctttgccactcccctctgcggccatcacggccacggttagcaaatgaataactactacccacaagcgagcttggcaggctgagagaggctgcagatgaacaaaactgatgttacctgtcatgtccgatcgattgtcgcaaacccttctgtcattaagcagaggggagtgcagacggctggtgatgacgggccactttctgtgggcaaagcacatggaaaggttgggcatttcagacagtgtactctgcccagcttgtgaagaggaggatgagacggcggaccacttcctgtgtatctgccccgccttcgcccgaatcaggtttgaggtctttggcactgatgtgttaagaagcgaccatcttggctccttggcaccacaagatctactcagatttcttcggaaatcgggtagatttaaagaaaattaaaagggaatccaagtgtagtacaatggactcaattaatgtctgagtgctgcacttgctagttgtcccgacaaaaaaaaaaaaaaagttgtatggtttttattgtagtatgaactatatttttataaaaacaaattaaataataaataagctaTGCAATATGTCGCGTTGCTATTATTGTGCACACAGGTGTATGTGCAGAGTGAACCTAGCACACATGAAATACTTTAGGTTAAGCGAATGCAACGCATCCACAATTCAACTTTTTTCATTCACCGCCAAAGCCAGCGCATTCACATCATCCACCGAATCCAGATGCTTTTGAGGTTTTATACGCACGGTTTTTTTATTGTCTAAGCATTGTGAAGATACCCTACACTACGGCGAGACTGTTAGATCATAATCTGAAACTGTAtatgtgaaattttcaaaaatcatagaaaagCATTAACTGACTAAAGAACTTCAGGCGTTTGTCTCTTTGTTTATTAATGGATATTGGTTTATTAACAATATATGGTTTAATTCACCTCAGTGTCTTCGTTTTTTCTTAAGTGATTAATAGCGAATGTTCAATGTTCTAACATTTTCCATAATCACAAGACTCTCATGTCTTAAGGCTACAGATCTTGcaagtacaaaaatatttagcttcaaaaataatattttgctttatatAAATGGTCTCTCCAATACAGAGAGGCCTTCCTCTTAATATATATTACTATTCCGCGCAGGCATCACatggaatactttcagtgctGAGGTGCTTGAATCCATTTGCactatttcttaattttgctttacAGTCCCTGAAATTTGGAAGTCCGATTTCTGCCTATTTATCTCGTCTCTTTGGATattaatttttggcttttattttgttcaagatgatattgatttttcttatcttttgcaaggtataattttaaatgtttccaTGCAAAATCTTCGAGTCTCTTATCCATTTCATttcttaaaattcaaaatatgattTTCTGAAAATGCCCCCTTGGGCAGGTTTATGCgggaatataatattttttcggaAAGTATCGTCATTGATTTCTATATGACGAGATAAGCTTTTtaaatcttcttcaaaatatttttattagcttTTTTGAAACATTCATTTACTAGTCTACATATAAGAATTATTGTTCAtttactgaaataaataaataaataatcatagTCTTGTTTGTGTACGTTTTCATTGAGTACTGAATTGCCTGGTGCTCGTATGTAGCGCCAGTTCAAAAACTTCTTTACCGATCTATGCAACAACACTAGCTCTTTAAACTcccctttcattttatttcttttcgtcACATACATTTCCAGTgcctatgtgtatgtattaggAAGTGTCTCGTATGGAGCTATTTTTAGCGAAACTCTTATCTGCCCTGCATATTAATATTCAAGTCTTACGGTTTTGTTTACTCACTTCAAACGCGTGGGCGTACAGCCATAAATACTCAAATGTTATACATTTACAATATACAACTGCACATTCATGCACATCCCAGCTGGAAGTCTTTTACATACAGTACAAAGTGGCTTAACTAGTGATGTTGAATTCGAGAAATTTAACAATAGCCAAACTATTTTAATATCCGCGCACTTGTgcacaagggtattataattgtgatcacatacatatatatatatatatcaaaatgctcagaatgagCGAAGAGTCAATTTAGCTGCAcgataactcgagcaaaaattagtatataatattttaatgaaacttggtaaaCATATTACTCTTTGCCCATGATAGCTTGGTATTGGAATTGCGCTAAGTCGGTCGATAACCACGCCCATCTTCCATACAACGGCagtattataaaactaaaaaagaacATGATATACCTTTTGTAAATGCCGCAAAACTACTAAAATTTGGAACAAGTGATGAATGCAAAAAAAGTACGACGCAAGTGAAAGTTTCAAAAATGGAAGATAGCTCGCCCTCAGGCTAAGTACGTGTATCTTGATAACAACTTAATATAACCAGTCCAAACTTGGTACACGTACTGCTCACCACCTCatttaaatctcacaaaattattattcagatcggataaaaaaatgttcaccatttacatatatgtatcttaAGACTAGCAGtcagcccaaattaaattttactaaaatatgcgtCGCCgtagaaataaaagtaaatacaagttttttataatagcgatCGCCTCTGGGCAGACTATGGCAAAGCTCCGCGTATATTTCTgtgatgaaaaagctcctcataaaaatcatttgccgttcggagtcggcttaaaactataggtctctccatttgtggaacaacatcaagacgcacgccacaaattggaggaggagctcgaccaaacacctaacagaagtgcacgcaccaattattgcattgtttccttacaaataattattttcttgcTATTCTACTCCGTATTCACATTAACCTGGCCTAACTTtacatttaatttacaaaagttCGCTAGTATATCTTCATACGTCCCTTACAACCTATTCCTATTTGAACCAAATCAGTATTTAAGAAGGTGCGTGTCGCTTGCGAGTTTTAGAACTTGAGATGCACCTCCTCTGTTCTACACGACCTTTAACTTCTTGGTTCTAAATTGATTTCATTACAAAATCGCTCTAAAAATTCTACAACAATCTGCATAATATTCCAAAGAAAAACAACTCACCTCTATAGACATTACTGCTGCGAAAATATAATTACGTAATGTGAGAAAACATAATCAAGTAAAACTTAGGAGAAGCATGTGGAGTTATTTACTCAGGCTTCTTTTTAAAGACACTTCCTACATATAACTTCTTGGAATTCGTGAGAAAATAATAGCACAGCATTAAAAACATTACAGGCTTTTAAGTTCACCGTTTCACAGGTAGGAATTATTCTCAATTACtacaaaatttttgcttactctgACTTTCCTAAAGGGTGTTTACATACCTGCAGTTATATTTATTATGTGTACTGAGTTGTGTTTTGCTTACCTATCCTTAGAGCAGCAGGAATAAGCTGCACGAATGTTGTCATCCGCAACTTGTGTATCCTCATCTATTGAAGAACAATCCACTAACAATGTATTGTTCCGATCAGTAGTATCattattagttttgttgttgtggttgtactTCGGAATAAATTCGTTTTTATCACAGTTCGTTACTGAAGACTTTGGATACAATAAAAACTCTTTATTCACCATATGGTGACGACTGGAACTGGCACCTTCGGACGCCGAAGAAGAAGTTGATTGTTGCTGGAAcatactatttatttttaaaattgattgattAACGGGCTGATAGGTGGAGGCGGATGCGGAAGCTGATGAAGAGGTACTACCAGCGCTCGACTGGGCTTGCACGCTATCGAGATTGTTAAATTCAGTCCAGTTACTTTCACCATGCAAACGGAAGTGAGTCGCACTGAAATGCCGTTGTGTAATGATATGTTAAGTGATATGAGaggtatatttttgaatttcaaattgcATTTGcgcatattttcatttattcatttattgcaACATTCACAAATGTACGAGCAACTTACCACACTTCAGTAGATAAACGCGCAGCTGTGACGTTGtcgttgctgttattgttattgcttttgcttttgctactTGTTGCGTTCACTGTTGTGCCACTACTCCTGTTGCAACAGTTCACTTGTTGCTGCTGTCGTTTTTTGTATTGCTGTTGGTATTTTTTCTTCGGACTGCTTGAATTCACGCCGTTACGCTCCAGTATTTTCGCAGTGCTGCCCGCAATTGGCAAGTGTACCGCTGCAGCACCACCAGTACCACCACTGCCGGGGGTGGGCAACGACAATGCTGGCGCCAACGACGACCGCGTCGTTGCTTTTAATTCatttgatgattttttatttgctagGCGCTCGAAATATGCATACTCACAACTGCCATCCACTAATTCGAATCGCTGGCGCATTGAGTCACAACTGGACGAGAGCTCACGCTGACGCTGTGAATTCTGCGCTGCACTCGACCACAGCCCATGTGGAATATTGTCGACGGAAATGTTGCGGAAACGTTGCTGTTGCAACGGCAACAAAGAATAAGCTGATGTGGAGCGGGAGGAGGGGGAGGAGATGGCGGCAATGATTTGTGAGCTTGTTGTAGCGGATAAGCTATCCAACAGCATGGTAATCCATTCGCGATAGGCATTGCGATCGTCACAATGCTGTGCGGGGCGAAAGAGGAatcgaaaaataagaaaattgttatattatatttgaatttaaataaacgaaactaaaataaacaatattacTATTAATgatacaaaaaactaaaataattaaacataagattattgttatttttatttattagaacaaatacataaatattaggAATAagagtaaatttattttataaaatagaaaagtttaaattaaatgaaaatttaaaaattttataaataatttaattacaataaattgaTATAAATTGAGTAAATTGAAGAAgatataaattaaatcaaaatgaataagtaaaaattaataaagaaaaaagttaataaaataaaacattaatactaaataaaataaattaattaaaatgaagtaaagtgtattattgttgaactaaatgAAGTAATGGAGTAAAAACgcttaaattgtaaataatgtaTATATAAAGTCGTAGTGAAATGTTTATTGGTtagtttttattgctgttttggCAGCCTAAAACAttctcataattaaaaaaaaaaattatgccagACCTTGGTTGTTCCCTTAACGCATAATCTTATTTCGAATTTACTACTCACAAAGGTATACATCACATGCGTGGTTGTCTCGATTGTGAAGCGAAAGCCACCCAAAGGACGCACCATTGTACCCGGCACCAAATTGAGTACATCTTTGAATGACACTAATTTATTGTCGTACTCCTCCTTCGAGGCATAAGAAAGCAACAACTTATCCTGGAGTACAAACCACATTTTGCGCCAACCGccaactttctaaaaaaaaaatgcaacagaTACGATATCACAtttcaaaacataaaacaaaaacatagcatattgtaaaattgtttaattatttgattttaagtttgccaaacaacaacaatgaacgtTGAAGTGCGTTTCAAAATAGTTGATACTAACATTtcgtttctttttcaaataaccACAAAGTTTAACTTTGTTGCTACTACGATTACGCTCCTTCACCAACTGAATTCCGCCAGCTAGCGTATTGCCGTTTGTAAGCTTTTGCGTGTCCATGGCGTCAAATTCCTTGTACGAATTCGAATGTGTATAGGGAAGTCGCTATTAGGAACCAAACAAGCTTCCACCAACACGCTTATCCACTTCCACTTCCACTTACAGCAAACAGCTGTTTGAAACTTCGTAATTACGAGTTTTAAAGTTGTAACACTTGCAGCTGCTGCTCTACTGCTCCACTGCTGAACAATGTAAAGTCGAACACAAACTAAATTGTAAGACCAGCCAGAAAGATGTGTGTGCTCGCTCCCATAAGTTGCACTCGAACCACAAATGTTGGTAGTCTCCCTAACACAGACACCGCTATTAGCCATCATCGCCAGCACCATTACTACCGTAGCCAGCCATAACGATTGCTCAGCGCAGTAGTGCTCATCAAACTCAACGAGGGAATCACGGTCGAGTGCGTTTCCATTATTTCAAACACTCACCAAAGCGTTATGTTCAACTGTGAGGCCAGATGGGTGAGGGCAATAATAGGAGTGCCAGCAgtgagcagcaacaacaaaaactccaCCGGCTTTTCAATAACCAGCAAAACAAAGCTCTGCAGCacgaataaattttgaaaaatacatacaaaccttTAGGAAAATTCATAAACTACTACAAAATGTGaacgtaaaaaagtaaaattattactattacacgtattattattattgtgtgTGTAGGCcattcttttttaacttttcattttttcataccttTCTTCTTGAAGTTGATGGTTGTTGGCGTTTCACTTGCGCGGCGCGCTTTCCATGTTATCGTGCTGACATTCACCTGGGCGCATGTACTGGCTGTACAATGACTCTACGAGTGTTTGTCTGTCTCTCTGTCAAGCTTATTACTGATTAAAATTTGCTACCGGAGTGGTGTTTGGCGCAGTTCTCAGGGCTGTCATATAGCAgcttataaatacaattttaaaagatATACCTACATAAGAATATATTTTGTACGTTAGCTATCTATGTATGCATACTTGTGCTTCCCTGTAGAGAATTCAGCTAACCTTAAATTCACTTTAAACGCACTATTTCTCAACCACTTGCGACTAATATTCAAACGATTATGCTTACCGAGGCACTTTAGgcctctttttttttgaaacatgtAAAACAAATTATGGCCTTTATGAACCATTTGGAACTTATGTTAAGATTTTAACTCTCACTCCAAAACTTTCTATAATCGAACCCGCTTTTTTACCGCCAAGCAAACGATGAATTCTCCCCTCATTAAGCATCCTGCTGTATTTGTAGGTTATCTAGAACATCAGTAAAGCATATCCTAGACAAATGCGCCCAGTTTACCAATACCAGGCGAAGGATTTTTGGCACAGCTCTCCCATCACAACTTCTAGTAAATTCAACATTATCAAATGTAAATACTAATATATATCTAACTTTCTTGTACTGTGTAACatagctcatttaatttaatatacctATACTTAgacatattttatatacttgtaaaggttgtcaaaaaagtcttgcggtatttccgcaagcttgtctttgcaagcgcgtagttctagttgtattcgtcgcatcggttcacgctagagctttttggaaagctcttttcacgtgctaacacgtgtttgattaattgttgtttgcttttagtcgttcgtgagttatagcgtcgcaaacatagagcaaaataaagagaaaatacggcttattttacagtactactacgataaaggcaaaactgcatctcatgctgccaataaaatttgtgcagtttatggacccgatacagtttccatttccaccgcacaacgatggtttcaacgttttcgctctggtgcagaggtgatcgaagatgcgccacggtccggaaggcctgtcgtcaaaaattgcgataaaatcgctgaattgatcgaaagagaccggcatagtagcagccgtagcatcggccaagagctgggcatgagtcatcaaaccgttataaaccatttgaagaagcttggattcaaaaagaagctcgatgtatgggtgacacacgacttgacgcaagaaaacagttttgcccgtatggatgcatgcgaatcgcaacaaaatcgacccgtttttgaagcggatggtgactggcgatgaaaagtgggtcatttacgacaacgtgaagcgcaaacggtcgtggtcgaaaagcggtgaagctgcccagacggtggccaagcctggattgacggccaggaaggttcttctgtgtgtttggtgggattggcagggccaaacgctcaattcggacctgtactgccaacaactggaccgcttgaatgcagcactcatgcagaagaggccatctttgatcaacagaggccgaattgtcttccatcaggacaacgccaggccacacaaatctttggtgacgcgccagaagctccgggatctcgcaccaagtgattaccacctatttctgtccatggcgaacgagtttggtagtcggaagttgtcctcaagagagtcctgtgaaaattggctctccgagttttttgacaatagggaagcgagcttctatacgaggggcattatgaagttgacatctcgttgggaactcgtcatcgaacaaaacggcgcatatttgacttaaatcgcattattataaccaattttatgaacaattgaaaattcaataaaaataccgcaagacttttttgacaatctTTATTACACATATATtccttatattaaatataagattagcaaatattatattataattaatactAGATTATTGTAAAACCAGCTGATGGCCTTAAGCTAGTGCAGTTTTTTTTCCTGCTATTTtctgtatattcatatatatatacttaaaataaaGCATGATTCTGATTCCCCTCATTAAATGATTGACtatgatatatgaaaaatacaaaCCATGTAACATTCACCCGTCGAAGGAAAATATCTATGATAGAACCATCTCCGGGGAGTACAAGGATCAGTTTTTCTAAGCAAGCAACATATTTTGGTGCAGTGTTTAACAGAACCCACAATTGGAATGCTCACTTAAATGCTGTTACCAACAA from Anastrepha obliqua isolate idAnaObli1 chromosome 2, idAnaObli1_1.0, whole genome shotgun sequence harbors:
- the LOC129239360 gene encoding uncharacterized protein LOC129239360 encodes the protein MDTQKLTNGNTLAGGIQLVKERNRSSNKVKLCGYLKKKRNKVGGWRKMWFVLQDKLLLSYASKEEYDNKLVSFKDVLNLVPGTMVRPLGGFRFTIETTTHVMYTFHCDDRNAYREWITMLLDSLSATTSSQIIAAISSPSSRSTSAYSLLPLQQQRFRNISVDNIPHGLWSSAAQNSQRQRELSSSCDSMRQRFELVDGSCEYAYFERLANKKSSNELKATTRSSLAPALSLPTPGSGGTGGAAAVHLPIAGSTAKILERNGVNSSSPKKKYQQQYKKRQQQQVNCCNRSSGTTVNATSSKSKSNNNNSNDNVTAARLSTEVCATHFRLHGESNWTEFNNLDSVQAQSSAGSTSSSASASASTYQPVNQSILKINSMFQQQSTSSSASEGASSSRHHMVNKEFLLYPKSSVTNCDKNEFIPKYNHNNKTNNDTTDRNNTLLVDCSSIDEDTQVADDNIRAAYSCCSKDSKAMVMVKDQIQRMNIKGRKETMSYTNANAVDRREQRRVVVTKRLEEESLIETANMSKAVDADAKRKSLGSNAEIDAVDRQLDMVRDVETSFNRPSEPIYAVVDLAHKYAQRQQRNGKNNFKNVDANRCRSYESIIQGVEPSIVESIRGGLVEKSINKLYAEDDIDGIYEDGDKFEANCENGSTQNCDDDENIYEPVGFDNFTTPKTNASTTQPNALWRYITRLKVNSLLHFTRMRRNNHVDYDTIRLPTPTPSPTLAASHKKATTLTKKQSSTASPTATTSQFACIKHKFGAHRKSMQVRVRKMCARTYEPKTNFNNRQPTQQQINSNDHFVVGASSGSSCGGGANGGGSSAEKKPKYRWKSVKIRPKHFNGAYNGVNCNSTTDDISHKSTRQRFFGSLPHLRKARVSLFSTPNLHMSEKDQNSNVSEVVDKATANTSLAANKSVYDKLNK